A genomic stretch from Bos javanicus breed banteng chromosome 29, ARS-OSU_banteng_1.0, whole genome shotgun sequence includes:
- the LRFN4 gene encoding leucine-rich repeat and fibronectin type-III domain-containing protein 4 isoform X1 — protein MLASPGDARGRKFRDPPCAPGHLRFLLTPHLVPRAWVPSHGSGNVTFIRGAWLCRPQPDLSFGGPLGPLTLTPPPGQALEAAPPPKIGLGASGQWCQPHLCLGCGPSYRALAMAPPLLLLLLASGAAACPLPCICQNLSESLSTLCAHRGLLFVPPNVDRRTVELRLADNFIQALGPPDFRNMTGLVDLTLSRNAITRIGARAFGDLESLRSLHLDGNRLAELGAGSLRGPANLQHLILSGNQLGRIAPGAFDDFLGSLEDLDLSYNNLRQVPWAGIGAMPALHTLNLDHNLIDALPPGAFAQLSQLSRLDLTSNRLATLAPDPLFSRGRHAEASPAPLVLSFSGNPLHCNCELLWLRRLARPDDLETCASPPGLAGRYFWTVPEGEFSCEPPLIARHTQRLWVLEGQRATLRCRALGDPVPTMHWVGPDDRLVGNSSRARAFPNGTLEIGVTGSGDAGAYTCIATNPAGEATARVELRVLALPHGGNGSTEGGRPGPSDIAASARTAAEGEGTPESEPAVQVTEVTATSGLVSWGPGRPADPVWMFQLQYNSSEDETLIYRIVPASSHHFLLKHLVPGADYDLCLLALSPAAGPSDLTATRLLGCAHFSTLPATPLCHALQAHVLGGTLTVAVGGVLVAALLVFTVALLVRGRGAGNGRLPLKLSHVQSQTNGGPSPTPKAHPPRSPPPRPQRSCSLDLGDSGGCYGYARRLGGAWARRSHSVHGGLLGAGGRGAGGSAERLEESVV, from the exons ATGCTGGCGAGTCCAGGGGACGCCAGGGGAAGGAAGTTCCGGGACCCTCCCTGCGCTCCCGGCCACCTCCGCTTCCTGCTCACGCCTCACCTTGTCCCCAGAGCCTGGGTTCCCTCTCACGGCTCGGGAAATGTGACCTTTATTCGGGGGGCCTGGCTCTGCAGGCCCCAGCCTGATCTCAGCTTTGGGGGACCCCTTGGGCCTTTGACCctgaccccacccccaggccaggcTCTGGAAGCTGCCCCCCCACCCAAGATCGGCCTGGGGGCAAGTGGGCAGTGGTGCCAGCCCCACCTGTGCCTGGGCTGTGGCCCTTCCTACAGGGCGCTCGCCATGGCCCCgccactcctgctgctgctgctggccagTGGAGCGGCCGCCTGCCCACTGCCCTGCATCTGCCAGAACCTGTCGGAGTCGCTCAGCACCCTCTGTGCCCACCGAGGCCTGCTGTTCGTGCCGCCCAACGTGGACCGGCGCACGGTGGAGCTGCGGCTGGCCGACAACTTCATCCAGGCCCTGGGGCCGCCGGACTTCCGCAACATGACCGGGCTGGTGGACCTGACGCTGTCCCGCAACGCCATCACCCGCATCGGGGCCCGCGCCTTCGGGGACCTGGAGAGCCTGCGCTCCCTGCACCTGGACGGCAACAGGCTGGCGGAGCTGGGCGCGGGCAGCCTGCGGGGCCCCGCCAACCTGCAGCACCTCATCCTCAGCGgcaaccagctgggccgcatcgCGCCGGGCGCCTTCGACGACTTCCTGGGCAGCTTGGAGGACCTGGACCTGTCCTACAACAACCTGCGGCAGGTGCCCTGGGCCGGCATCGGCGCCATGCCCGCCCTGCACACCCTCAACCTGGACCACAACCTCATCGACGCGCTGCCCCCGGGCGCCTTTGCCCAGCTCAGCCAGCTCTCCCGCCTTGACCTCACCTCCAACCGCCTGGCCACGCTGGCACCTGACCCGCTCTTCTCCCGGGGCCGCCACGCTGAGGCCTCGCCCGCGCCGCTGGTGCTGAGCTTCAGTGGGAACCCCCTGCACTGCAACTGCGAGCTGCTTTGGCTGCGGCGGCTGGCACGGCCCGACGACCTGGAGACCTGTGCCTCCCCGCCCGGCCTGGCTGGCCGCTACTTCTGGACGGTGCCCGAGGGCGAGTTCTCCTGTGAGCCGCCCCTCATCGCCCGCCACACGCAGCGCCTCTGGGTGCTGGAGGGCCAGCGGGCCACGCTGCGGTGCCGGGCCCTTGGTGACCCAGTGCCCACCATGCACTGGGTTGGCCCCGATGACCGGCTGGTGGGCAACTCCTCCCGGGCCCGGGCTTTTCCCAACGGGACCCTGGAGATCGGGGTGACGGGCTCCGGGGACGCGGGGGCCTATACCTGCATTGCTACCAACCCGGCCGGTGAGGCCACGGCCCGTGTTGAACTGCGGGTGCTGGCTCTGCCCCACGGAGGGAACGGCAGCACCGAGGGGGGCCGCCCGGGGCCCTCGGACATCGCGGCCTCAGCCCGCACGGCCGCGGAGGGCGAGGGCACGCCCGAGTCGGAGCCGGCCGTGCAGGTGACGGAGGTGACCGCCACCTCGGGGCTGGTGAGCTGGGGGCCGGGGCGGCCAGCGGACCCCGTGTGGATGTTCCAGCTCCAGTACAACAGCAGCGAGGATGAGACCCTCATCTACCG GATCGTCCCAGCCTCCAGCCATCACTTCCTGCTGAAGCACCTGGTCCCGGGTGCCGACTACGACCTCTGTCTGCTGGCGCTGTCACCCGCCGCTGGGCCCTCTGACCTCACTGCCACCCGGCTGCTGGGCTGTGCCCACTTCTCCACGCTGCCAGCCACACCCCTGTGCCACGCCCTGCAGGCCCACGTGCTGGGCGGGACCCTGACTGTGGCCGTGGGGGGCGTGCTGGTGGCTGCCTTACTGGTCTTCACTGTGGCCTTGCTGGTTCGGGGCCGGGGGGCCGGGAACGGCCGTCTCCCCCTCAAGCTCAGCCACGTGCAGTCGCAGACCAACGGAGGCCCCAGCCCCACACCCAAGGCGCACCCCCCACGCAGCCCGCCGCCTCGCCCCCAGCGCAGCTGCTCCCTGGACCTGGGGGACAGCGGCGGGTGCTACGGTTATGCCAGGCGCCTCGGAGGGGCCTGGGCCCGACGGAGCCACTCTGTGCACGGGGGGCTGCtcggggccgggggccggggggcggggggcagcgcTGAGCGGCTGGAGGAGAGCGTGGTCTGA
- the LRFN4 gene encoding leucine-rich repeat and fibronectin type-III domain-containing protein 4 isoform X2, which translates to MAPPLLLLLLASGAAACPLPCICQNLSESLSTLCAHRGLLFVPPNVDRRTVELRLADNFIQALGPPDFRNMTGLVDLTLSRNAITRIGARAFGDLESLRSLHLDGNRLAELGAGSLRGPANLQHLILSGNQLGRIAPGAFDDFLGSLEDLDLSYNNLRQVPWAGIGAMPALHTLNLDHNLIDALPPGAFAQLSQLSRLDLTSNRLATLAPDPLFSRGRHAEASPAPLVLSFSGNPLHCNCELLWLRRLARPDDLETCASPPGLAGRYFWTVPEGEFSCEPPLIARHTQRLWVLEGQRATLRCRALGDPVPTMHWVGPDDRLVGNSSRARAFPNGTLEIGVTGSGDAGAYTCIATNPAGEATARVELRVLALPHGGNGSTEGGRPGPSDIAASARTAAEGEGTPESEPAVQVTEVTATSGLVSWGPGRPADPVWMFQLQYNSSEDETLIYRIVPASSHHFLLKHLVPGADYDLCLLALSPAAGPSDLTATRLLGCAHFSTLPATPLCHALQAHVLGGTLTVAVGGVLVAALLVFTVALLVRGRGAGNGRLPLKLSHVQSQTNGGPSPTPKAHPPRSPPPRPQRSCSLDLGDSGGCYGYARRLGGAWARRSHSVHGGLLGAGGRGAGGSAERLEESVV; encoded by the exons ATGGCCCCgccactcctgctgctgctgctggccagTGGAGCGGCCGCCTGCCCACTGCCCTGCATCTGCCAGAACCTGTCGGAGTCGCTCAGCACCCTCTGTGCCCACCGAGGCCTGCTGTTCGTGCCGCCCAACGTGGACCGGCGCACGGTGGAGCTGCGGCTGGCCGACAACTTCATCCAGGCCCTGGGGCCGCCGGACTTCCGCAACATGACCGGGCTGGTGGACCTGACGCTGTCCCGCAACGCCATCACCCGCATCGGGGCCCGCGCCTTCGGGGACCTGGAGAGCCTGCGCTCCCTGCACCTGGACGGCAACAGGCTGGCGGAGCTGGGCGCGGGCAGCCTGCGGGGCCCCGCCAACCTGCAGCACCTCATCCTCAGCGgcaaccagctgggccgcatcgCGCCGGGCGCCTTCGACGACTTCCTGGGCAGCTTGGAGGACCTGGACCTGTCCTACAACAACCTGCGGCAGGTGCCCTGGGCCGGCATCGGCGCCATGCCCGCCCTGCACACCCTCAACCTGGACCACAACCTCATCGACGCGCTGCCCCCGGGCGCCTTTGCCCAGCTCAGCCAGCTCTCCCGCCTTGACCTCACCTCCAACCGCCTGGCCACGCTGGCACCTGACCCGCTCTTCTCCCGGGGCCGCCACGCTGAGGCCTCGCCCGCGCCGCTGGTGCTGAGCTTCAGTGGGAACCCCCTGCACTGCAACTGCGAGCTGCTTTGGCTGCGGCGGCTGGCACGGCCCGACGACCTGGAGACCTGTGCCTCCCCGCCCGGCCTGGCTGGCCGCTACTTCTGGACGGTGCCCGAGGGCGAGTTCTCCTGTGAGCCGCCCCTCATCGCCCGCCACACGCAGCGCCTCTGGGTGCTGGAGGGCCAGCGGGCCACGCTGCGGTGCCGGGCCCTTGGTGACCCAGTGCCCACCATGCACTGGGTTGGCCCCGATGACCGGCTGGTGGGCAACTCCTCCCGGGCCCGGGCTTTTCCCAACGGGACCCTGGAGATCGGGGTGACGGGCTCCGGGGACGCGGGGGCCTATACCTGCATTGCTACCAACCCGGCCGGTGAGGCCACGGCCCGTGTTGAACTGCGGGTGCTGGCTCTGCCCCACGGAGGGAACGGCAGCACCGAGGGGGGCCGCCCGGGGCCCTCGGACATCGCGGCCTCAGCCCGCACGGCCGCGGAGGGCGAGGGCACGCCCGAGTCGGAGCCGGCCGTGCAGGTGACGGAGGTGACCGCCACCTCGGGGCTGGTGAGCTGGGGGCCGGGGCGGCCAGCGGACCCCGTGTGGATGTTCCAGCTCCAGTACAACAGCAGCGAGGATGAGACCCTCATCTACCG GATCGTCCCAGCCTCCAGCCATCACTTCCTGCTGAAGCACCTGGTCCCGGGTGCCGACTACGACCTCTGTCTGCTGGCGCTGTCACCCGCCGCTGGGCCCTCTGACCTCACTGCCACCCGGCTGCTGGGCTGTGCCCACTTCTCCACGCTGCCAGCCACACCCCTGTGCCACGCCCTGCAGGCCCACGTGCTGGGCGGGACCCTGACTGTGGCCGTGGGGGGCGTGCTGGTGGCTGCCTTACTGGTCTTCACTGTGGCCTTGCTGGTTCGGGGCCGGGGGGCCGGGAACGGCCGTCTCCCCCTCAAGCTCAGCCACGTGCAGTCGCAGACCAACGGAGGCCCCAGCCCCACACCCAAGGCGCACCCCCCACGCAGCCCGCCGCCTCGCCCCCAGCGCAGCTGCTCCCTGGACCTGGGGGACAGCGGCGGGTGCTACGGTTATGCCAGGCGCCTCGGAGGGGCCTGGGCCCGACGGAGCCACTCTGTGCACGGGGGGCTGCtcggggccgggggccggggggcggggggcagcgcTGAGCGGCTGGAGGAGAGCGTGGTCTGA